Proteins encoded by one window of Superficieibacter sp. HKU1:
- a CDS encoding DUF1983 domain-containing protein, with amino-acid sequence MANQIKGRKGGGSKQRTPVEQPDDLQSIAKAKILLALGEGEFEGGLDGKSIFLDGTPLINSDGSENFSGVRWEFRPGTQAQTYIQGMPGTVNEINVGSEISSDTAWTHTFNNTQLSAVRLRLKWPSIFRQQNNGDLVGNVINYAVDLQTDGGTWQTVLNTSVSGKTTSGYERSHRIDLPRASRGWTVRIRKITADAHSAKIGDTMTLQSYTEVIDAKLRYPNTALLYIEFDSSQFNGNIPQVSCEPKMRVMRVPDNYDPLTRNYSGTWTGGFKWAWTDNPAWIFYDLVVTERFGLGNRLTAENIDKWVLYQVAQYCDQLVPDGKGGDGTEPRYKCDVYIQDRNDAYTVIRDFAAIFRGMTYWGGDKIVALADMPRDIDFSYTRANVIDGLFTYSSSTAKTRYTNALVSYSDPQNGYSDAMEPVFEQALVARYGFNQLEMTAIGCTRQSEANRKGRWGIMTNNKDRVVTFSVGLDGNIPQPGYIIAVADEMLSGKVTGGRISAVNGRVITLDRKADAKAGDRLILNLPSGASQTRTIQDISGRIVTVTTAFSEIPQAECVWVVESDELYAQQYRVVSVSDNNDGTFTIAAASHDPDKYARIDTGAIIDPRPISVIPPGNQAAPENILIDSYSVVNQGVSVETMRATWEPAANAIAYEAQWRRNEGNWVNVPRSATTSFEVPAIYAGRYLVRVRAINAAEISSGWGYSPEQTLTGKVGSPSAPVGLSTQGIIFGVVLNWNFPAGTEDTLKTEIQYSAAASGENPLLLADVPYPQKTYQQLGLKFGVTFWYRARLVDKTGNQSDWTGWVSGMPADNVADYIDNMDEAIRDTDTYKELDKSIQDNQTAIAKEVTDRAAALTKEASDRAAAISKETTARTQALTKEASDRTAAIADEATTRAQQDQKVAADAANGLLNEQLTREAAISETNLIIQNKTDSLAQSIAQVAAGSGTQFDSLKIWHFNSASVEGWTGNGAPAVVDNCLRPANHATDPYVISPAGLNIDAASYKFVKLRIIRTGKPVWAGQLRWAGIAGQFADARMMTLPEPAFDAGGVATIDFSDIKWNALANVVQFRLDLSNAQTASDYFLIDWIAVGRPAPGASTAALQDEATARIAADSAEATARSTLAAQLRGGTDGTDPSKLTSGLIFNERQVRISSEKAIAEDVVALEADFNDNKTVVQQSLKTLTDAQTSQGKTITNISASLKYANIDADNMLTNGSFESDFDFWDKRDYPQAQSIINGGAYSGDKLLRFAANANISQLTQKNILLLKGRTYRLSAVFKFSSDATGGADNTKISLRDNNNDNLLRAVAFLDSSGKGPVVWTEKSLEYTVSGADITVCVAVSSYLSAGTMDVDFVRIMDITDAKAIETKADAGAVSTLDGKVKAIGDTVDAQGTALTQVKASIGRRTVFRAVSVGSGGTGGISAAGIFREDGTKVATPARSYMLSVFRTNADGSTSFTSTNFDVYSGSVAAQAFKDAVAALANGTYVAVTTWDEPNSNKALIYDAIESLGGSREAMAQMVSRSAYILLGCKGIGKGSGQELVSPVGGSADARVFAAIEFINGTMVGLGAGASAIANANASATSVLDAKVTQNGKDISAQADAITQLKTDVGGKASQQALSVLSQRVTNTEGDIESQQNAITGLNNSLKNKADASAVSELTTTVKGQGERIDTIDLKTTRIDLTALDQNMYYPVTMQIPSNGISKGPTRIRVARPLDKSYGIKQADGTYKNPDWALHANGFNASMEWSVIGSGWGANDIERNIYEYQYRPNWITGGVAPVVNVGQMLNSSTEYIYLRGGSQYDVSTPFNVTPVLRTGAYTLSSQTVNLISVGGVSVVVPSTIRQDTVSNATATTALKSELKEFSTNTATAITQLKTTAKEQGDTLTSQAESIEGLNTSLGEKAEAKALNDTIAKVTQQGKDITATTKSVSDLKTRVEGAESGLAQTFESIAQAGFAQFRGFYEQRAEIVSNDTKISASINEVNVTIANETGALAQQMNTLQASVGENAAAIQVTSSALADVSGKLSAQWGVKVQVDAQGRSYVAGMQLGIDGNGSSQFLIDADTFGIYNPNAAGGRVLAFAVSGATAYLRAAMIQDLSIDFGKISDTLCSTNFVPGQQGWNLPKNGNAELNNVTIRGTVYANAGEMNNILIKETCTVQGRIEANDGWFKGTVYAEKLEGDVVKSFTIGINGTAKIEAAPYPRRIVAISAPMMAATATRIENSTVTYLYGQAHMTLQLFAGDGGTANIFDKHIAASNSNQTVFDVAEGTWLLNPGVYYEVTYRASGGVGPSGFPQNYTFLVVKN; translated from the coding sequence ATGGCAAACCAGATTAAAGGACGCAAAGGCGGCGGCTCTAAACAACGCACGCCCGTAGAACAGCCGGACGACCTGCAGTCGATCGCAAAAGCAAAAATTCTGCTCGCGCTTGGCGAAGGTGAATTTGAAGGTGGGCTGGACGGGAAGAGTATTTTTCTTGATGGCACGCCGCTGATAAACAGTGACGGGTCAGAAAACTTTTCCGGTGTCAGATGGGAATTCCGTCCCGGCACCCAGGCGCAAACCTATATTCAGGGGATGCCGGGTACTGTAAACGAAATTAATGTTGGCTCTGAAATCTCAAGCGATACTGCGTGGACTCATACTTTTAATAATACGCAGTTATCCGCTGTGCGCCTTCGCCTTAAATGGCCGTCTATTTTCAGGCAGCAAAATAACGGCGATTTAGTTGGCAATGTTATTAACTACGCTGTCGATTTGCAGACTGACGGCGGCACATGGCAGACCGTACTTAATACGTCTGTCTCCGGTAAAACCACCTCAGGTTATGAGCGTAGCCATCGGATTGATTTACCGCGTGCCAGCCGGGGCTGGACCGTGCGCATCCGTAAAATCACAGCGGATGCACACAGTGCAAAAATCGGCGACACAATGACGCTGCAGAGCTATACAGAAGTTATTGATGCAAAGCTCCGCTACCCCAATACAGCACTGCTGTATATCGAATTCGATTCCAGTCAGTTTAACGGCAATATTCCGCAGGTTTCCTGTGAACCGAAAATGCGCGTTATGCGTGTGCCGGATAACTATGATCCGTTGACCCGCAATTACAGTGGTACGTGGACCGGTGGTTTTAAGTGGGCCTGGACGGATAATCCGGCGTGGATATTTTACGATCTGGTCGTGACCGAGCGCTTTGGGCTGGGTAATCGTCTGACCGCAGAGAATATCGATAAGTGGGTTCTCTATCAGGTCGCGCAATACTGCGATCAGCTTGTTCCTGATGGTAAGGGCGGCGACGGTACCGAGCCTCGCTATAAATGTGACGTCTATATACAGGATCGAAACGATGCTTATACCGTTATTCGTGATTTCGCTGCAATTTTTCGGGGTATGACGTACTGGGGCGGGGATAAGATCGTTGCGCTGGCGGATATGCCACGCGATATCGATTTCAGCTATACCCGCGCCAATGTCATTGATGGCCTGTTTACATACAGCAGCAGCACAGCTAAAACCCGTTACACGAACGCGCTGGTTTCGTATTCAGATCCTCAGAATGGCTACAGTGATGCAATGGAGCCTGTATTTGAGCAGGCTCTGGTTGCTCGCTATGGTTTCAACCAGCTTGAAATGACCGCGATCGGCTGTACCCGCCAGTCAGAAGCCAACCGAAAAGGGCGCTGGGGCATTATGACCAACAATAAGGATCGCGTTGTAACGTTCTCTGTCGGGCTGGATGGCAATATCCCGCAGCCTGGCTACATTATCGCGGTCGCTGATGAAATGCTGTCCGGTAAAGTGACGGGTGGACGCATCAGCGCTGTGAATGGCCGTGTGATCACCCTTGATCGCAAGGCTGATGCTAAGGCCGGCGATCGCTTAATCCTGAACCTGCCTTCCGGCGCATCTCAGACGCGTACAATTCAGGACATCAGCGGGCGAATTGTCACCGTCACAACGGCTTTCAGCGAAATTCCCCAGGCGGAATGCGTATGGGTGGTCGAGTCCGACGAACTGTACGCGCAACAGTATCGTGTGGTCAGCGTTTCCGATAACAATGACGGCACTTTTACCATTGCTGCCGCGTCGCACGATCCGGACAAATACGCGCGCATTGATACCGGGGCGATCATCGATCCGCGCCCGATAAGTGTTATACCGCCCGGTAACCAGGCGGCACCAGAAAACATCCTGATCGACAGTTATTCCGTAGTGAATCAGGGTGTGAGCGTTGAAACCATGCGAGCCACCTGGGAGCCTGCTGCTAACGCTATCGCCTATGAAGCGCAGTGGCGGCGTAACGAAGGTAACTGGGTTAATGTCCCGCGCAGCGCCACCACCAGTTTTGAAGTGCCTGCCATTTATGCCGGGCGCTACCTGGTGCGTGTTCGTGCCATTAATGCCGCTGAAATATCGAGTGGCTGGGGCTATTCTCCTGAGCAAACGCTGACTGGCAAAGTAGGGAGTCCTTCAGCGCCGGTCGGTCTTTCAACGCAGGGAATTATTTTCGGCGTCGTGCTGAACTGGAATTTTCCGGCCGGTACCGAAGATACACTCAAAACCGAGATCCAGTACAGCGCGGCGGCCAGCGGCGAAAATCCGTTGTTGCTGGCCGATGTGCCGTACCCGCAAAAGACTTACCAGCAGCTCGGCCTTAAATTCGGGGTGACGTTCTGGTACCGCGCGCGGCTGGTGGACAAAACCGGCAACCAGAGCGACTGGACCGGCTGGGTCAGCGGGATGCCGGCCGATAACGTCGCTGACTACATCGACAACATGGACGAGGCGATCCGCGACACCGACACGTACAAAGAGCTGGATAAGTCGATTCAGGACAACCAGACCGCGATCGCGAAAGAAGTTACTGACCGTGCCGCCGCCCTCACCAAAGAAGCCAGCGATCGCGCTGCTGCTATTTCAAAGGAAACTACGGCCCGCACGCAGGCACTGACTAAAGAAGCCTCTGATCGCACCGCGGCAATCGCGGATGAGGCAACCACCCGCGCGCAGCAGGATCAGAAGGTCGCGGCTGACGCAGCGAATGGATTGCTTAACGAGCAACTGACGCGCGAAGCGGCAATTTCTGAAACCAACCTGATTATTCAGAACAAAACGGACTCGCTGGCGCAGTCTATTGCCCAAGTGGCGGCTGGCAGCGGCACGCAGTTCGATTCCCTGAAAATCTGGCATTTCAACTCTGCGAGCGTGGAGGGGTGGACAGGCAACGGCGCGCCGGCGGTAGTCGATAACTGCCTGCGTCCGGCGAACCACGCAACCGATCCGTACGTGATTTCTCCTGCAGGGCTGAACATTGATGCGGCGTCGTATAAATTCGTGAAGCTGCGGATTATCCGGACCGGGAAACCGGTCTGGGCAGGCCAGTTACGCTGGGCCGGTATCGCCGGGCAGTTTGCCGACGCCAGGATGATGACGCTGCCGGAACCAGCATTTGACGCTGGCGGCGTGGCGACTATCGATTTCAGCGATATCAAATGGAATGCGCTGGCGAACGTGGTGCAGTTCCGGCTGGACCTGAGTAACGCCCAGACGGCCAGTGACTATTTTCTGATTGACTGGATAGCTGTGGGCCGCCCGGCACCGGGTGCCAGCACCGCGGCGCTTCAGGATGAAGCGACAGCGCGTATCGCGGCAGACTCAGCAGAAGCCACGGCACGCAGCACCCTGGCGGCGCAGTTGCGCGGCGGTACCGACGGCACGGATCCGTCGAAACTGACCAGCGGCTTAATTTTTAATGAGCGACAGGTCCGCATCTCTTCGGAGAAGGCCATCGCCGAAGATGTTGTCGCGCTGGAGGCCGATTTCAACGACAACAAGACCGTAGTCCAGCAGTCGCTGAAAACGCTAACGGATGCCCAGACCAGCCAGGGCAAGACGATCACAAACATCAGCGCATCGCTGAAATATGCAAACATTGATGCGGACAACATGCTGACCAACGGATCGTTTGAGTCTGATTTTGATTTCTGGGACAAACGCGATTATCCGCAGGCTCAGAGCATCATTAACGGCGGAGCGTACAGCGGCGATAAATTGCTTCGCTTTGCTGCTAATGCGAATATTTCACAGCTAACCCAGAAAAATATTCTGCTGCTGAAAGGGAGGACTTACCGCCTGTCAGCCGTCTTTAAGTTCTCCTCTGATGCCACCGGAGGTGCAGACAACACAAAGATATCCTTAAGGGACAATAACAACGACAACCTGTTGCGAGCCGTGGCATTCCTTGACTCATCAGGTAAAGGGCCGGTTGTATGGACAGAAAAAAGCCTGGAATATACGGTCAGCGGTGCTGATATAACAGTATGCGTTGCGGTGTCATCCTATCTTTCAGCAGGCACCATGGATGTCGATTTTGTGCGGATAATGGATATCACCGACGCCAAAGCCATCGAAACGAAAGCCGACGCTGGCGCTGTATCCACGCTGGACGGCAAAGTGAAAGCCATCGGCGATACCGTGGACGCGCAGGGTACCGCCCTGACGCAGGTGAAAGCCAGTATCGGGCGCCGTACTGTTTTCCGGGCGGTTTCGGTCGGCAGTGGCGGCACCGGTGGCATCAGCGCCGCGGGTATTTTCCGTGAAGACGGGACGAAAGTAGCCACACCGGCGCGGTCGTACATGCTGTCAGTCTTCAGGACCAATGCGGACGGCTCCACGTCGTTCACCTCTACTAATTTCGATGTTTATTCTGGGTCTGTTGCTGCTCAGGCATTCAAGGATGCAGTAGCGGCACTGGCTAACGGGACGTATGTTGCAGTTACGACATGGGACGAGCCAAACAGCAACAAGGCCCTAATCTATGACGCGATTGAAAGTCTTGGCGGCAGTCGTGAAGCCATGGCGCAGATGGTATCGCGCAGTGCGTACATCCTGCTGGGCTGCAAGGGGATCGGCAAAGGAAGCGGTCAGGAGTTGGTCAGCCCGGTTGGCGGCTCAGCCGACGCGCGCGTATTTGCTGCAATTGAGTTCATCAACGGGACGATGGTTGGTCTGGGCGCTGGCGCATCGGCGATTGCCAATGCTAACGCATCAGCCACGAGCGTGCTTGACGCTAAGGTGACGCAGAACGGGAAGGATATCAGTGCGCAGGCCGATGCGATTACCCAGCTGAAAACGGATGTGGGCGGTAAGGCGAGCCAGCAGGCACTGAGCGTGCTCAGCCAGCGTGTCACTAATACCGAGGGTGACATTGAAAGCCAGCAGAATGCAATTACCGGGCTGAATAACAGCCTCAAAAATAAAGCTGACGCCAGTGCAGTTTCGGAGTTGACGACTACGGTCAAAGGACAGGGCGAGCGGATTGACACCATCGACCTGAAAACAACCCGCATCGACCTGACCGCGCTGGATCAGAACATGTATTACCCGGTAACGATGCAGATCCCGTCAAACGGAATATCTAAGGGGCCGACACGCATCCGCGTGGCCCGCCCACTGGATAAGTCATACGGTATCAAACAGGCTGACGGCACGTATAAAAACCCTGACTGGGCTTTACATGCCAATGGGTTCAATGCGTCGATGGAATGGTCGGTGATCGGTAGCGGCTGGGGCGCTAACGATATTGAACGGAATATTTATGAGTATCAGTACCGTCCTAACTGGATCACTGGCGGCGTTGCGCCTGTGGTGAACGTCGGTCAGATGCTTAACTCTTCAACCGAGTATATCTACCTTCGCGGCGGTTCTCAGTACGACGTGTCAACGCCGTTTAATGTGACACCGGTCCTGCGAACCGGGGCTTACACTCTGTCCAGCCAGACCGTCAACCTGATCTCGGTTGGCGGAGTGTCGGTTGTTGTACCCAGCACTATCCGCCAGGACACGGTATCAAACGCCACGGCGACGACAGCGCTTAAGTCAGAGCTGAAGGAATTCAGTACAAATACGGCAACCGCTATCACGCAGTTAAAAACCACCGCTAAGGAGCAGGGCGACACGCTGACGTCTCAGGCTGAAAGTATAGAAGGGCTGAATACCAGCCTGGGTGAAAAGGCTGAAGCGAAGGCGCTTAATGACACTATTGCGAAGGTAACGCAGCAGGGCAAGGATATTACCGCCACGACCAAATCTGTCAGTGACCTGAAAACGCGTGTGGAGGGCGCGGAATCGGGTCTGGCTCAGACATTCGAATCCATCGCCCAGGCAGGTTTCGCGCAGTTCCGCGGCTTCTACGAGCAGCGTGCCGAAATTGTCAGTAATGACACGAAAATCAGCGCGTCCATTAACGAAGTGAACGTCACCATTGCAAACGAGACCGGCGCGCTGGCGCAGCAGATGAACACTCTGCAGGCGAGCGTCGGGGAGAATGCCGCCGCTATTCAGGTGACATCCTCTGCGCTGGCCGATGTGTCCGGCAAACTGTCGGCGCAGTGGGGCGTTAAAGTGCAGGTAGATGCACAGGGGCGCTCATACGTTGCCGGTATGCAGCTGGGTATTGACGGCAATGGGTCATCTCAGTTTTTGATTGATGCTGACACGTTCGGAATTTATAACCCGAATGCTGCCGGTGGTCGGGTGCTGGCGTTCGCGGTGAGTGGTGCGACCGCTTATCTTCGGGCGGCGATGATTCAGGATTTAAGCATCGATTTCGGCAAAATCAGTGACACGCTGTGCTCCACAAACTTTGTTCCGGGACAGCAGGGGTGGAACCTGCCAAAGAACGGCAATGCTGAACTGAACAATGTCACCATTCGCGGTACGGTTTATGCGAATGCCGGGGAAATGAATAATATCCTCATCAAAGAGACCTGCACCGTTCAGGGCCGCATTGAAGCCAACGACGGCTGGTTTAAGGGAACCGTTTATGCGGAGAAGCTGGAAGGGGATGTCGTTAAGTCGTTCACTATAGGCATAAACGGCACCGCTAAAATCGAAGCCGCGCCCTATCCGCGCCGGATCGTTGCGATAAGCGCACCCATGATGGCGGCCACCGCCACCAGGATTGAAAACAGTACGGTTACTTACCTGTATGGTCAGGCGCATATGACCCTGCAACTTTTTGCGGGTGACGGAGGGACCGCCAATATTTTTGATAAACATATCGCCGCCAGCAACTCAAACCAGACCGTTTTTGACGTTGCAGAAGGAACCTGGCTACTCAATCCAGGTGTCTACTACGAGGTAACTTATCGCGCCAGCGGTGGCGTGGGGCCGTCTGGCTTCCCTCAGAATTACACCTTTCTGGTAGTGAAAAACTGA
- a CDS encoding pyocin knob domain-containing S74 family peptidase has translation MATISDELAAGLTKILQLAQLDIQNQDKMFNGSGDVTLTRADGSTFLAATWAKMMAATVGTIKQNGNLGTRLLNEVDGRNEGFWIQPASANATAARNYPEYVAGNLLVMQNAANGLAGCTQLYFPFNNQNVWVRTGNANASGIASWTAWQKLAYTNDPEFTGKVVMPSAVHLRKDKVILKAGDDNTFILTVGGNVDVCSWGGNGLFLPQTLDCVRGFKSHMGIGSASGANNYCFGWDGSRMVLYVDNTAVGSLNTTSTSDRGLKKDIEYTPLDDRLVALEEVMRWATATFKMRARGDVIPESPEMLGFIANDLKAVSPECVSGQGLEEGDEPDPLKAYTLEPIAMMAKMTLAMQAMEDQITDLQNTVNDLKAQIVSQ, from the coding sequence ATGGCAACTATTTCCGATGAACTGGCAGCAGGGCTGACAAAAATTCTTCAGCTTGCCCAGCTCGACATTCAGAATCAGGACAAAATGTTTAATGGCAGCGGCGACGTGACATTGACCCGCGCTGACGGTTCCACGTTTTTGGCGGCAACGTGGGCCAAAATGATGGCCGCAACTGTCGGGACCATTAAGCAAAATGGTAATCTTGGGACCCGGCTGCTTAACGAAGTTGACGGCAGGAACGAAGGGTTCTGGATTCAGCCTGCTTCAGCCAATGCGACCGCGGCGCGAAATTACCCTGAATACGTCGCAGGTAACCTTCTGGTTATGCAGAACGCTGCAAACGGCCTCGCTGGATGCACTCAGCTATATTTCCCCTTTAACAACCAAAATGTATGGGTCAGGACTGGCAACGCAAACGCCAGCGGGATCGCATCATGGACCGCCTGGCAAAAACTGGCTTATACAAATGACCCGGAGTTTACCGGAAAAGTTGTAATGCCCAGCGCGGTGCATCTAAGAAAAGATAAGGTGATCCTGAAAGCCGGTGATGATAATACTTTTATTCTCACCGTTGGCGGTAATGTTGATGTGTGTTCGTGGGGCGGCAATGGTCTGTTCCTGCCTCAAACTTTAGACTGCGTCCGTGGTTTCAAATCGCATATGGGAATTGGTAGTGCTTCAGGGGCTAACAATTACTGCTTTGGCTGGGATGGGTCGCGTATGGTCCTCTACGTTGACAATACGGCTGTAGGGTCTCTGAACACCACGTCAACGTCAGATCGAGGGCTAAAGAAAGACATTGAGTATACACCGCTGGATGACAGACTGGTGGCGCTGGAGGAGGTGATGCGCTGGGCTACGGCGACATTTAAAATGAGGGCCAGAGGTGACGTTATCCCAGAGTCGCCTGAAATGCTGGGCTTTATCGCCAACGATCTGAAAGCCGTCAGCCCGGAGTGTGTTTCGGGTCAGGGGCTGGAGGAGGGCGACGAACCGGACCCGTTAAAAGCCTACACCCTTGAACCGATCGCAATGATGGCAAAAATGACGTTAGCGATGCAGGCAATGGAGGACCAGATAACTGACCTGCAAAATACGGTTAACGATTTGAAAGCTCAGATAGTTTCTCAGTAA
- a CDS encoding ParA family protein, whose translation MASLVEDVLKRYAQVVEEGYISTGGPRFKSYAVSNLRGGVGKSTMSFNLAYEISRHTSVLVADLCPQCNLTETLLKGAEPKVTISHALTPKMLGPAFGEKPEDISYRVSSYIDDFKGGKACYAIPGDPELFAFPSSMYQQLQVALSRGEPKAVATLLTSLHSIMNEEARDKKCDVLLMDTSPFYAGGTHLAWCAAEALIIPVRVDEHSIESLSLTMDMLSRRDKDFQMWNERAGGLASPKVAAIVMTMAGSKSRLSSTPGKASQMYIERAVKIAEKYKNLFADDDVSKAFVVTDDFVSSGQISGAESIPISQLKVGRFHTVSEGKRLQVNQSVTRYQRQLRYLASLL comes from the coding sequence ATGGCTTCATTAGTTGAAGATGTTTTAAAGCGTTATGCGCAGGTTGTCGAAGAAGGTTATATCTCTACTGGCGGACCGAGATTTAAAAGTTATGCGGTTTCCAACCTGCGAGGAGGTGTTGGGAAATCAACCATGTCTTTTAATCTGGCATATGAGATTTCTAGACATACATCAGTATTAGTTGCCGATCTTTGTCCTCAATGCAACCTCACTGAAACGTTACTGAAGGGGGCCGAACCGAAAGTTACAATTTCTCATGCGTTAACGCCGAAAATGTTGGGCCCAGCCTTCGGCGAAAAACCCGAAGATATTTCTTATAGAGTGAGTTCTTACATAGATGATTTTAAGGGCGGAAAAGCATGCTATGCAATTCCCGGTGATCCAGAGCTATTTGCTTTCCCTTCAAGTATGTATCAGCAGCTACAGGTAGCTCTTTCTCGCGGTGAACCCAAAGCAGTGGCTACCCTTTTAACCTCACTTCACTCAATAATGAATGAAGAAGCAAGGGATAAAAAATGTGATGTTCTATTGATGGATACCAGTCCTTTTTATGCGGGTGGGACTCACTTAGCCTGGTGCGCCGCTGAAGCGTTAATAATTCCTGTAAGGGTTGATGAGCATTCAATTGAGTCATTAAGCCTAACAATGGATATGCTGTCGAGACGTGACAAAGACTTCCAGATGTGGAACGAGCGCGCGGGTGGTTTAGCCTCTCCAAAAGTGGCAGCAATTGTTATGACAATGGCTGGCTCGAAAAGTCGACTTTCATCCACCCCGGGCAAGGCTTCTCAAATGTATATAGAGAGAGCTGTAAAAATTGCAGAAAAATATAAAAATCTTTTTGCTGATGATGATGTAAGTAAAGCTTTCGTAGTTACCGATGACTTTGTATCCAGCGGGCAGATAAGTGGCGCTGAAAGTATACCAATTTCACAACTCAAAGTTGGTAGATTCCATACTGTCAGCGAAGGAAAAAGACTTCAGGTCAACCAATCTGTTACAAGGTATCAGAGGCAGCTTAGATATTTAGCTAGCCTTCTTTAG